One Paraburkholderia phytofirmans OLGA172 genomic window carries:
- the uvrA gene encoding excinuclease ABC subunit UvrA: protein MASNGIIRIRGARQHNLKNVDLDVRTGEMTVVTGPSGSGKSSLVFDTLYAEGQRRYVETFSAYARQFLDRMDRPQVDRVDGVPPAIAIDQTNPVRSSRSTVGTMTELNDHLKLLYARAAELFDRQTGQQVRHDTPETIYAELLERTAAHDPRLVVTFPVELPETASEQEVEQWLSASGYTRVQAQREVDSPTGKRKLLDVVADRFRLSSVEKPRVVEAIEASLKRGGGRVNIYVLPAAPDAREAPLETNPPEPQIWRFSTGLHSPESDLRYADPQPALFSFNSAYGACEVCRGFGRVIGVDLGLVIPDARKTLRDGAIKPMQTPAWKECQDDLMRYAAKADIRRGTPWGELTDAERDWVINGSPDWNGKWQSHWYGVKRFFEYLESKAYKMHIRVLLSKYRSYTPCETCGGARLKTESLLWRLGSKQNADEVLAPEKRFMPRGVEWQRAQLEALPGLTVHDLMLMPIERIRRFFDEISLPSALLDDALKLLLAEVRTRLKYLCDVGLGYLTLDRQSRTLSGGEVQRINLTTALGTSLTKTLFVLDEPSIGLHPRDLNRIVEAMHRLRDAGNTLVVVEHDPSVMLAADRLIDMGPGPGERGGSIIYDGAPEAIRSSGTLTGEYLGGRRHVADAAHWSQRPVDDSTPRIVLEGATEHNLRDVTVEIPLQRLVCVTGVSGSGKSTLLQDVLYPAMARHFGLATESPGAFRSLTGADQVTDVVFVDQSPIGKTARSNPASYVGAFDEIRKLFAKAPLAQQRGYGPGMFSFNSGDGRCPTCGGSGFEHIEMQFLSDVYLRCPDCDGRRYRAELLEVKIERGEPVRALSIADVLELTVSEATAYFAKDAEVLRVLQPIVDVGLEYVKLGQPVPTLSGGEAQRLKLAGFLAESAQARTARSAKQPVAKRLFMFDEPTTGLHFDDIAKLMQAFGKLLAGGHSLIVIEHNLDVIRAADWLIDLGPEGGDGGGRVLCAGTPEDVKLCPESHTGEALLQYDRAMNAAAEPASQGIPLQKALSAARARRAIEGEDVVRIVNAREHNLKALDVDIPHGKFNVITGVSGSGKSTLAFDILFHEGQRRYLESLNAYARSIVQPAGRPEVDAVYGIPPTVAIEQRLSRGGRKSTVATTSEVWHFLRLLYVKLGLQHCIHDGTPVTSQSVESIAAQLLRDHKGQHVGFLAPLVVNRKGVYTDLAKWAKARGNTHLRVDGEFVPVDPWPKLDRFREHTIELPVTDLVVSPDNEAELRQALDQTLEIGKGVMHLLAPLDGLHEAISGGRPTAKLGTVKVLSTKRACPVCGTSYPELDPRMFSYNSKHGWCTTCVGTGLALTREQRAAYDDTVIVDDNRGREQSLPSEEQEPEGLVDEPCSDCAGTRLNPTARAVTFGEQAIVDVAQWTVSHTRAWIDTLEMTGRDAEIARDVVSEIGSRLQFLEEVGLGYLSLDRAAPSLSGGEAQRIRLAAQLGSNLQGVCYVLDEPTIGLHPRDNQILLNALRKLGDKGNTLVVVEHDEDTIRRADHIIDIGPGAGKRGGTLIAQGSVADLSAQPDSLTGQFLAHPIVHPLQPRREVVAPAKRAAAVPENWLTVHGGKLHNLQNVTVGIPLSRLVAVTGVSGSGKSTLARDVLMANLLDAVGRSVLSSPATRRARAVAETQPAANRRSSVLARTAPRAPLNVTHTWQGCDSITGWETIDRVLEVDQTPIGKTPRSCPATYIGVWDAIRKLFAGTLEARARGYTASRFSFNTGEGRCPACEGQGVRTIGMSFLPDVKVPCDVCHGQRFNPETLAVTWRGKNIGDVLTMEIDEAVEFFAPISNIAHPLQLMKDVGLGYLTLGQPSPTLSGGEAQRIKLVTELSKVRDDITRRGQKPPHTLYVLDEPTVGLHMADVAKLIRVLHRLADGGHSVVVIEHDLDVIAEADWIIDLGPEGGVGGGTIVAATDPEGLCRVAASHTGAALRSVLARTQSDPAVIAGEGTNG from the coding sequence TTGGCATCTAACGGAATTATCCGCATTCGCGGCGCGCGCCAGCACAACCTGAAGAACGTCGATCTCGACGTGCGAACCGGCGAAATGACGGTCGTCACCGGCCCCTCCGGTTCCGGCAAATCGAGCCTTGTGTTCGACACGTTGTACGCGGAAGGGCAGCGGCGCTACGTCGAAACCTTCAGCGCTTACGCCCGGCAGTTTCTCGACCGCATGGACCGGCCGCAAGTCGACCGGGTCGACGGCGTGCCGCCCGCCATCGCGATCGACCAGACCAACCCGGTGCGCAGTTCGCGTTCCACCGTCGGCACCATGACGGAACTCAACGATCACCTGAAGCTGCTCTACGCGCGCGCGGCCGAACTGTTCGATCGCCAGACCGGGCAGCAGGTGCGCCACGACACGCCGGAAACGATCTACGCCGAGCTGCTCGAGCGAACCGCGGCGCATGATCCGCGGCTGGTCGTCACGTTTCCGGTCGAACTGCCGGAGACGGCGTCCGAGCAGGAAGTGGAGCAATGGCTGTCCGCGAGCGGCTACACGCGTGTGCAGGCGCAGCGCGAAGTCGATTCGCCCACCGGCAAGCGCAAGCTGCTCGACGTAGTGGCCGACCGCTTCCGCCTAAGCTCGGTCGAGAAGCCGCGCGTGGTCGAAGCGATCGAGGCATCGCTCAAGCGCGGCGGCGGCCGCGTCAACATCTATGTGCTGCCTGCCGCGCCAGACGCGCGGGAGGCGCCGCTTGAGACGAATCCTCCCGAGCCGCAAATCTGGCGTTTCTCCACCGGCCTGCACAGCCCGGAGAGCGACCTGCGCTATGCGGATCCGCAGCCGGCGCTGTTCTCGTTCAACTCGGCTTACGGCGCGTGCGAAGTCTGCCGCGGTTTTGGCCGCGTGATCGGCGTCGACCTCGGCCTCGTGATTCCCGACGCGCGCAAGACACTGCGCGACGGCGCGATCAAGCCGATGCAAACGCCAGCCTGGAAGGAGTGCCAGGACGACCTGATGCGCTACGCGGCGAAAGCCGATATCCGCCGCGGCACGCCTTGGGGCGAGCTGACGGACGCCGAGCGCGACTGGGTGATCAACGGCTCGCCGGACTGGAACGGCAAGTGGCAAAGCCATTGGTACGGCGTCAAACGCTTCTTCGAATATCTCGAGTCGAAAGCGTACAAGATGCACATCCGCGTGCTGCTGTCGAAGTACCGCAGCTATACGCCGTGCGAGACCTGTGGCGGCGCGCGTCTGAAAACGGAATCGCTGTTGTGGCGTCTCGGCAGCAAGCAGAATGCGGACGAGGTGCTGGCGCCCGAAAAGCGCTTCATGCCGCGTGGCGTCGAATGGCAGCGCGCGCAACTCGAAGCCCTGCCGGGTCTGACCGTGCACGACCTGATGCTGATGCCGATCGAGCGCATCCGGCGTTTCTTCGATGAGATCAGCCTGCCGAGCGCACTGCTTGACGACGCACTCAAGCTGTTGCTCGCCGAAGTCCGCACGCGGCTCAAATATCTCTGCGATGTTGGCCTCGGCTATCTGACGCTCGACCGGCAAAGCCGCACGCTGTCGGGCGGCGAGGTGCAGCGGATCAACCTGACCACGGCGCTCGGCACGTCGCTGACCAAAACCCTGTTCGTGCTCGACGAGCCGAGCATCGGCCTGCATCCGCGCGATCTGAACCGGATCGTCGAGGCGATGCATCGGCTGCGCGACGCGGGCAATACGCTGGTGGTGGTCGAACACGATCCCTCCGTGATGCTCGCGGCGGATCGTCTGATCGACATGGGCCCGGGGCCGGGCGAGCGGGGCGGCTCGATCATTTACGACGGCGCGCCTGAGGCGATCCGCTCCTCCGGCACGCTGACGGGCGAGTACCTGGGTGGCCGGCGGCATGTGGCGGACGCGGCGCACTGGTCGCAACGTCCGGTGGATGACAGCACGCCGCGCATCGTGCTCGAAGGCGCGACCGAACATAATCTGCGCGACGTCACGGTCGAGATTCCGCTGCAGCGGCTTGTCTGCGTGACAGGTGTGTCGGGCTCCGGCAAGTCCACCTTGTTGCAGGACGTTTTGTATCCGGCCATGGCGCGGCACTTCGGTCTCGCCACCGAATCGCCAGGCGCATTCAGGAGCCTGACCGGCGCCGACCAGGTCACTGACGTAGTGTTCGTCGACCAGTCACCGATCGGCAAGACCGCGCGTTCGAATCCGGCCAGCTACGTCGGCGCATTCGACGAAATCCGCAAGCTCTTCGCCAAGGCCCCGCTCGCGCAGCAACGCGGTTACGGCCCCGGCATGTTCAGCTTCAACTCCGGCGACGGGCGCTGCCCGACCTGCGGCGGCTCGGGCTTCGAACACATCGAAATGCAGTTCCTGAGCGACGTCTACCTGCGCTGCCCGGATTGCGATGGGCGCCGCTATCGCGCGGAACTGCTCGAAGTGAAAATCGAGCGCGGCGAGCCGGTGCGTGCTTTGAGCATTGCCGACGTGCTGGAATTGACGGTGAGCGAAGCCACTGCCTACTTCGCCAAGGATGCCGAAGTATTGCGCGTGCTGCAGCCGATCGTCGACGTGGGTCTCGAATACGTGAAGCTGGGCCAACCGGTGCCCACGCTATCCGGCGGCGAAGCGCAGCGGCTCAAGCTGGCCGGCTTCCTCGCGGAATCGGCGCAGGCGCGCACCGCGCGCAGCGCGAAGCAGCCGGTCGCAAAACGCCTGTTCATGTTCGACGAGCCGACTACCGGCCTGCATTTCGACGACATCGCGAAGCTGATGCAGGCGTTCGGCAAACTGCTGGCGGGCGGGCATTCGCTGATTGTGATCGAACACAATCTCGACGTGATCCGTGCGGCCGACTGGCTGATCGACCTCGGTCCTGAAGGCGGCGACGGTGGCGGCAGGGTGCTGTGCGCGGGCACGCCGGAAGACGTCAAGCTGTGCCCGGAATCGCATACCGGCGAGGCGCTGCTGCAATACGACCGCGCGATGAACGCAGCGGCCGAACCGGCGTCGCAGGGCATTCCGCTGCAAAAGGCGTTGAGCGCGGCGCGTGCGCGGCGGGCGATCGAAGGCGAGGACGTGGTGCGCATCGTCAATGCGCGCGAACACAACCTGAAAGCGCTAGACGTGGACATCCCGCACGGCAAATTCAACGTGATTACCGGCGTGTCCGGTTCGGGCAAGTCCACGCTCGCCTTCGACATTCTGTTCCACGAAGGGCAGCGCCGTTACCTCGAATCGCTCAACGCATACGCACGGTCCATCGTGCAGCCGGCCGGGCGTCCCGAGGTCGACGCGGTGTATGGCATTCCGCCCACCGTCGCGATCGAACAGCGTTTGTCGCGCGGCGGCCGCAAGAGTACCGTGGCGACCACGTCCGAAGTGTGGCACTTCCTGCGCCTGCTGTATGTGAAGCTCGGTCTGCAACATTGCATCCACGACGGCACGCCGGTCACGTCGCAAAGCGTCGAATCGATTGCGGCGCAATTGCTGCGCGATCACAAAGGGCAGCACGTCGGTTTCCTCGCACCGCTGGTCGTGAACCGCAAGGGCGTCTACACCGATCTCGCCAAGTGGGCGAAAGCGCGCGGCAATACGCATCTGCGCGTGGACGGCGAGTTCGTGCCGGTGGACCCGTGGCCGAAGCTCGATCGTTTCCGCGAGCACACCATCGAGTTGCCGGTGACCGATCTCGTCGTATCGCCGGATAACGAAGCGGAACTGCGCCAGGCGCTCGATCAGACGCTGGAAATCGGCAAGGGCGTCATGCATCTGCTGGCGCCGCTCGACGGTTTGCACGAGGCGATCAGCGGCGGCCGCCCCACGGCGAAACTCGGCACGGTGAAGGTGCTGTCCACCAAGCGCGCCTGTCCTGTATGCGGTACGAGCTATCCTGAACTCGACCCGCGCATGTTCTCGTACAACAGCAAGCATGGCTGGTGTACGACGTGCGTCGGCACGGGTCTCGCACTGACGCGCGAACAACGCGCGGCGTACGACGACACGGTGATCGTCGACGACAACCGCGGCCGCGAGCAGAGCTTGCCTTCGGAGGAGCAGGAGCCGGAAGGTCTCGTCGACGAACCGTGTTCGGATTGCGCCGGTACGCGTCTGAACCCAACGGCACGCGCGGTCACGTTCGGCGAGCAGGCCATCGTCGACGTCGCGCAATGGACCGTGTCACACACGCGCGCGTGGATCGACACGTTGGAGATGACTGGCCGGGACGCGGAAATCGCGCGCGACGTGGTCAGCGAAATCGGCAGCCGCCTGCAATTTCTGGAGGAAGTCGGACTCGGTTATCTGAGTCTCGATCGCGCGGCGCCGAGTCTGTCCGGCGGCGAAGCGCAGCGCATCCGGCTCGCCGCGCAACTCGGCAGCAATCTGCAAGGCGTGTGCTACGTGCTCGACGAGCCGACCATCGGCCTGCATCCGCGCGACAACCAGATTCTGCTTAACGCTTTGCGCAAGCTGGGGGACAAGGGCAATACGCTGGTGGTGGTCGAGCATGACGAAGACACGATTCGGCGTGCCGATCACATCATCGACATCGGGCCGGGCGCGGGCAAGCGTGGCGGCACGCTGATCGCGCAGGGCAGTGTGGCCGATCTGTCGGCGCAGCCCGATTCGCTGACCGGGCAGTTTCTCGCCCATCCGATCGTGCATCCATTGCAGCCGCGCCGCGAAGTAGTCGCGCCGGCCAAGCGCGCAGCCGCGGTACCGGAGAACTGGCTGACGGTGCATGGCGGCAAGCTGCACAACCTGCAGAACGTCACCGTCGGCATTCCGCTTTCACGGCTGGTGGCGGTGACGGGCGTGAGCGGGTCGGGCAAGTCGACGCTCGCCCGCGACGTGCTGATGGCCAATTTGCTCGATGCGGTGGGGCGCTCGGTGCTGTCGTCGCCGGCCACGCGGCGGGCGCGTGCGGTGGCCGAGACCCAGCCGGCGGCGAACCGGCGCTCGAGCGTGTTGGCGCGCACGGCGCCGCGTGCCCCGTTGAACGTCACGCATACATGGCAAGGGTGCGATTCGATCACCGGCTGGGAAACCATCGACCGTGTGCTCGAAGTCGATCAGACACCGATCGGCAAAACACCGCGGTCCTGTCCGGCAACCTACATCGGCGTGTGGGATGCGATCCGCAAGTTGTTCGCCGGCACGCTCGAAGCACGCGCGCGTGGCTACACGGCATCGCGGTTCTCGTTCAACACCGGCGAAGGACGTTGCCCCGCTTGCGAAGGGCAGGGTGTGCGCACCATCGGCATGAGCTTCCTGCCCGACGTAAAGGTGCCGTGCGACGTTTGCCATGGGCAGCGCTTCAACCCGGAGACGCTCGCGGTCACGTGGCGCGGCAAGAATATCGGCGACGTGCTGACCATGGAAATCGATGAAGCCGTCGAGTTCTTCGCGCCGATCTCGAACATCGCGCATCCATTGCAATTGATGAAAGATGTCGGGCTCGGTTATCTGACGCTTGGGCAACCGTCGCCTACGTTGTCGGGCGGCGAAGCGCAGCGTATCAAGCTCGTCACCGAACTGAGCAAGGTACGTGACGACATCACGCGGCGCGGTCAGAAGCCGCCTCACACGCTGTATGTGCTGGACGAACCGACCGTCGGCTTGCATATGGCGGACGTCGCCAAGCTGATTCGCGTGCTGCATCGTCTCGCGGACGGCGGTCACAGCGTCGTGGTCATCGAGCACGATCTCGACGTGATTGCCGAGGCGGACTGGATCATCGATCTGGGTCCGGAAGGTGGCGTGGGGGGCGGCACGATTGTCGCCGCTACGGATCCAGAAGGACTCTGCCGCGTCGCAGCCAGCCACACCGGCGCGGCGTTGCGTTCTGTGCTCGCACGAACGCAGAGCGACCCGGCGGTAATCGCGGGTGAAGGAACCAACGGTTAA